From Acidimicrobiales bacterium, the proteins below share one genomic window:
- a CDS encoding glycosyltransferase family 4 protein — translation MNLTVICPHFAPDLAPTGEVMTSIAEGWVAEGHRLHVVTALPWYVQHAIEPGWEGRLVRHEDVPWGRITRVHPFPTDKTNIPARALAFGGFTVLSGLVAALGRTRPDAVLAMSPPLTLGLAGWLVAKARRVPFVFNIQDVFPDVAIEAGVLTGRRAVDAAYRLERFTYERADAVTVLSDDLHDNVVSKLPATQAGKVHVIPNFIDTGRIGPGERENAYRREYGLEGKTVVMYAGNLGFSQPVELLLDAAAAMQDDPSVAFVVNGGGSAKDALVRRAKGLPNVTFVGLQPKERLAEVLAAADIHVVLLRSGLARASVPSKLYSILAAARPLVASVDPGTEVANTVERAGAGVSVRPGDAEALTKALRQLIEQPEEARAMGESGRSFVESWPSPAEIAARYSELFASLAR, via the coding sequence GTGAACCTCACCGTCATCTGCCCTCACTTCGCCCCCGACCTGGCCCCCACGGGCGAGGTCATGACGAGCATCGCCGAGGGCTGGGTGGCCGAGGGTCACCGCCTCCATGTCGTCACGGCACTGCCGTGGTACGTCCAGCACGCCATCGAGCCGGGCTGGGAGGGTCGCCTCGTGCGCCACGAAGACGTCCCGTGGGGCCGCATCACCCGGGTGCACCCGTTCCCGACGGACAAGACCAACATCCCGGCCCGCGCCCTGGCCTTCGGCGGCTTCACCGTGCTGTCCGGCCTCGTGGCCGCCCTCGGGCGCACCCGACCGGACGCCGTTCTGGCCATGTCGCCGCCGCTCACCCTCGGCTTGGCCGGTTGGCTGGTGGCGAAGGCACGGCGGGTGCCCTTCGTGTTCAACATCCAGGACGTGTTCCCCGACGTGGCCATCGAGGCGGGGGTGCTCACCGGCCGGCGGGCGGTCGACGCCGCGTACCGGCTCGAGCGGTTCACCTACGAGCGGGCCGACGCGGTCACCGTCCTCTCCGACGACCTCCACGACAACGTGGTGTCGAAGCTGCCCGCGACCCAGGCGGGCAAGGTCCACGTCATCCCCAACTTCATCGACACCGGCCGCATCGGGCCGGGCGAGCGGGAGAACGCCTACCGACGCGAGTACGGGCTCGAGGGCAAGACCGTGGTCATGTACGCCGGCAACCTCGGGTTCTCCCAGCCCGTCGAGCTGCTCCTCGACGCCGCGGCGGCCATGCAGGACGACCCGAGCGTCGCGTTCGTGGTCAACGGCGGGGGATCGGCCAAGGACGCGCTGGTCCGCCGGGCCAAGGGGCTGCCCAACGTCACCTTCGTGGGCCTGCAGCCGAAGGAGCGGCTCGCCGAGGTGCTGGCGGCCGCCGACATCCACGTCGTGCTGCTGCGCTCCGGCCTGGCGCGCGCCAGCGTCCCGTCGAAGCTCTACTCGATCCTCGCTGCGGCCCGCCCCCTCGTCGCCTCGGTCGACCCGGGCACCGAGGTGGCCAACACGGTCGAACGGGCCGGGGCGGGCGTGTCCGTGCGCCCCGGTGACGCCGAGGCGCTCACCAAGGCCCTCCGCCAGCTCATCGAGCAGCCCGAGGAGGCACGCGCCATGGGCGAGTCGGGACGTTCCTTCGTCGAGAGCTGGCCGTCGCCGGCGGAGATCGCCGCCCGCTACAGCGAGCTCTTCGCGTCGCTGGCCCGGTAG
- a CDS encoding glycosyltransferase family 4 protein has translation MKAARLVLTPSEFTRQSVVELLDADPDDIVVVPHGVSPDPAPGAPEEVVRERYELGERPFFVFPAITYPHKNHLLLVRALPAVADAVLVLTGGAAQLERAVLAEAEALGVADRVRRPGRVPRADLDGLLDAATALLFPSTFEGFGAPVLEAMSRGCPVVASDVTALPEVVGDAGILLPPDEPEEWSRVMLDLVTDPERVRVLAEAGRARAATYPWGRSADALRGAYHRALEPS, from the coding sequence GTGAAGGCCGCCCGCCTCGTGCTCACCCCGAGCGAGTTCACCCGCCAGTCCGTCGTCGAGCTCCTCGATGCCGACCCGGACGACATCGTGGTGGTGCCCCACGGCGTGTCGCCCGACCCGGCGCCCGGCGCGCCCGAGGAGGTCGTGCGGGAGCGCTACGAGCTGGGGGAGCGGCCCTTCTTCGTGTTCCCGGCCATCACCTACCCGCACAAGAACCACCTGCTGCTCGTCCGGGCGCTCCCGGCGGTCGCCGATGCCGTGCTGGTGCTCACCGGTGGTGCGGCGCAGCTCGAGCGTGCCGTCCTGGCCGAGGCCGAGGCGCTGGGCGTCGCCGATCGCGTGCGCCGCCCCGGCCGCGTGCCCCGCGCCGACCTCGACGGGCTGCTCGACGCGGCAACCGCACTGTTGTTCCCCTCCACCTTCGAGGGCTTCGGCGCACCCGTGCTCGAGGCCATGAGTCGAGGGTGCCCGGTCGTGGCGTCGGACGTGACCGCCCTGCCCGAGGTGGTGGGCGACGCCGGTATCTTGCTCCCGCCCGACGAGCCCGAGGAGTGGAGCCGGGTCATGCTGGACCTCGTCACCGATCCCGAACGCGTCCGCGTCCTCGCCGAGGCCGGACGCGCCCGCGCCGCCACCTACCCCTGGGGCCGGTCGGCCGACGCCTTGCGCGGCGCCTACCACCGGGCCCTGGAGCCGTCGTGA
- a CDS encoding glycosyltransferase family 4 protein has translation MTGVPRVAVTLEQCWHAVPGGTATSALAATAALDRRNDVELVGVSARHGGPPPAPFVPPIDTRPMPLPRLALYESWHVLRRPSVQSATGPIDAIWVTGGAVPPRSAPMVVTIHDLAFLHRPEHFTAKGRRFFRQATACARRDADLVLCPSQVTADDCAEHGFAPDRLRVAPWGVDQRRADAGEVAAVAGRHGLDRPYVLSVGTAEPRKNLGAVFAAFARLDRDDLDLVVVGPDGWREDVAALAGSVSRDRVRLLGFVPAGDLPGLYAGASVFCYPSLFEGFGLPVLEAMAQGTAVVTSTGTSMAEVGGDAVVLVDPADHGAVAGALGALLDDPEEAARLGAAARARAEFFTWDRTAEQVAAALREVAA, from the coding sequence GTGACTGGGGTGCCCCGGGTCGCCGTGACCCTCGAGCAGTGCTGGCATGCCGTCCCCGGCGGCACCGCCACCTCGGCCCTTGCCGCCACCGCCGCCCTCGACCGCCGGAACGACGTCGAGCTCGTCGGGGTCTCGGCCCGCCACGGCGGCCCACCGCCGGCCCCCTTCGTGCCCCCCATCGACACCCGGCCGATGCCCTTGCCGCGCCTCGCGCTCTACGAGTCCTGGCACGTGCTGCGCCGACCGTCGGTGCAGTCCGCCACGGGCCCGATCGACGCCATCTGGGTGACGGGCGGGGCCGTGCCCCCGCGCTCGGCGCCGATGGTCGTGACCATCCACGACCTCGCCTTCCTCCATCGCCCGGAGCACTTCACCGCAAAGGGCCGCCGGTTCTTCCGTCAGGCCACCGCCTGTGCGCGGCGGGACGCGGACCTCGTGCTGTGTCCGTCGCAGGTCACCGCCGACGACTGCGCCGAGCACGGCTTCGCCCCGGACCGCCTCCGCGTGGCGCCGTGGGGGGTGGACCAACGCCGAGCCGACGCGGGCGAGGTGGCCGCAGTGGCCGGCCGTCACGGCCTCGACCGCCCCTACGTCCTGTCCGTCGGCACCGCCGAGCCCCGCAAGAACCTGGGCGCGGTGTTCGCGGCGTTCGCCCGCCTCGATCGTGACGACCTCGACCTGGTGGTCGTCGGTCCCGACGGCTGGCGGGAGGACGTGGCCGCGCTGGCGGGGTCCGTGTCCCGCGACCGGGTGCGCCTCCTCGGCTTCGTCCCCGCCGGCGACCTGCCGGGCCTCTACGCCGGTGCTTCGGTGTTCTGCTACCCGAGCCTCTTCGAGGGCTTCGGCCTGCCGGTGCTCGAGGCCATGGCCCAGGGCACGGCGGTGGTCACCTCGACCGGCACGTCGATGGCCGAGGTGGGCGGGGACGCCGTCGTACTGGTCGACCCGGCCGACCACGGCGCCGTCGCCGGTGCGTTGGGCGCCCTCCTGGACGATCCGGAGGAGGCCGCCCGGCTGGGTGCGGCCGCCCGCGCCAGGGCAGAGTTCTTCACCTGGGACCGCACCGCCGAGCAGGTGGCCGCCGCCCTCCGCGAGGTGGCGGCGTGA
- a CDS encoding GDP-L-fucose synthase, with product MLVTGGRGFLGRAVLAGLEARSAPHVVAPGSADYDLRRADAAEAMFADVEPDLVIHLAARVGGIGANQKRPADLYLDNLLMGTYVLEEARRRETPKTVMIGTICSYPKFTPVPFHEDSLWQGFPEETNAPYGIAKLAQLMQAQANRAQYGQNAVYLMPTNLYGPGDKFHPEVSHVIPALMKKCVDAKEAGDDHIVVWGTGAASREFLYVDDAAEGILLAAEHYDDGEPVNLGANHETPISELVDIIVEVTGFEGEVRWDHSKPDGQPRRRVDAGRAESAFGFKASTSFADGLARTHDWYLTHRDEAEARPV from the coding sequence GTGCTGGTGACGGGTGGCCGGGGCTTCCTCGGCCGAGCCGTGCTCGCCGGCCTCGAGGCGCGGTCGGCCCCTCACGTGGTGGCGCCCGGCAGCGCCGACTACGACCTGCGCCGGGCGGACGCCGCCGAGGCGATGTTCGCCGACGTCGAGCCCGACCTCGTGATCCACCTCGCGGCGCGGGTGGGCGGCATCGGCGCCAACCAGAAGCGCCCCGCCGACCTCTACCTCGACAACCTGCTCATGGGCACCTACGTGCTCGAGGAGGCCCGCCGTCGCGAGACGCCGAAGACGGTGATGATCGGGACGATCTGCTCGTACCCCAAGTTCACCCCCGTCCCGTTCCACGAGGACTCGCTCTGGCAGGGCTTCCCCGAGGAGACCAACGCCCCCTACGGCATCGCCAAGCTGGCCCAGTTGATGCAGGCGCAGGCCAACCGGGCGCAGTACGGCCAGAACGCCGTCTACCTCATGCCCACCAACCTCTACGGCCCGGGTGACAAGTTCCACCCCGAGGTCTCCCACGTGATCCCCGCCCTCATGAAGAAGTGCGTCGACGCCAAGGAGGCGGGCGACGACCACATCGTCGTGTGGGGCACCGGCGCCGCCAGCCGGGAGTTCCTCTACGTCGACGACGCCGCCGAGGGCATCCTGCTCGCCGCCGAGCACTACGACGACGGCGAGCCCGTCAACCTCGGCGCCAACCACGAGACGCCCATCTCCGAGCTCGTCGACATCATCGTCGAGGTCACCGGCTTCGAGGGCGAGGTCCGCTGGGACCACTCCAAGCCGGACGGCCAGCCCCGACGGCGTGTCGACGCCGGCCGGGCGGAGTCCGCGTTCGGCTTCAAGGCGTCCACCTCGTTCGCCGACGGGCTCGCCCGCACCCACGACTGGTACCTCACCCACCGCGACGAGGCCGAGGCCCGCCCGGTCTGA
- a CDS encoding SDR family oxidoreductase — MVITGGAGFLGSHLATLLVARGDEVVAVDDLSSGSTANVAHLADHERFTFVEQDVSRDLPVDGPVDGVVHMASPASVKDYLDRPIETLDVGSLGTRHGLELARATGARFVMASTSEVYGDPLQHPQTEAYWGNVNPVGPRSVYDEAKRFSEALTMAFHRTHGVSVGIVRTFNTYGPAMRPEDGRVVSNFLVQALRGEPLTVYGDGTQTRSFCYVDDQVRGYAALLDTPGFTGPVNIGNPNEFTMLELVEQVLAVTGSSSEVVYEPLPVDDPTQRRPDISLARERLDWKPTIELAEGLERTADHLRERLGL, encoded by the coding sequence GTGGTCATCACGGGGGGAGCGGGGTTCCTCGGCTCGCACCTGGCGACGCTCCTGGTGGCGCGCGGCGACGAGGTCGTCGCCGTGGACGACCTCTCGTCCGGCTCGACGGCCAACGTCGCCCACCTCGCCGATCACGAGCGCTTCACCTTCGTCGAGCAGGACGTGAGCCGCGACCTGCCGGTCGACGGCCCCGTCGACGGGGTGGTCCACATGGCCAGCCCGGCCTCGGTGAAGGACTACCTGGACCGACCCATCGAGACCCTCGACGTGGGCAGCCTCGGCACCCGCCACGGCCTCGAGTTGGCCCGGGCCACGGGGGCTCGCTTCGTCATGGCCTCCACCAGCGAGGTCTACGGCGACCCGCTCCAACACCCGCAGACCGAGGCCTACTGGGGCAACGTCAACCCCGTCGGGCCCCGCAGCGTGTACGACGAGGCCAAGCGGTTCTCCGAGGCGCTGACCATGGCCTTCCATCGCACCCACGGGGTGAGCGTGGGCATCGTGCGCACCTTCAACACCTACGGACCGGCGATGCGTCCCGAGGACGGGCGGGTGGTGTCCAACTTCCTGGTCCAGGCCCTCCGTGGCGAGCCCCTCACCGTCTACGGCGACGGCACCCAGACCCGCAGCTTCTGCTACGTCGACGACCAGGTGCGCGGCTACGCGGCATTGCTCGACACGCCCGGGTTCACCGGGCCGGTGAACATCGGCAACCCCAACGAGTTCACGATGCTCGAGCTCGTCGAGCAGGTGCTCGCGGTGACGGGCTCGTCGTCCGAGGTCGTCTACGAGCCGCTCCCGGTGGACGACCCGACGCAGCGCCGGCCCGACATCTCGCTCGCTCGGGAGCGCCTCGACTGGAAGCCCACCATCGAGCTCGCCGAAGGTCTCGAGCGCACCGCCGACCACCTGCGCGAGCGCCTCGGCCTCTAG
- a CDS encoding UDP-glucose/GDP-mannose dehydrogenase family protein has translation MSSKVAVIGAGYVGLTTAACFAHLGHEVFCADIDAERIALLERGEVPILEAGLEQLIVEGVRAGRLHFVVGAAAAAQHAEFSYLSVPTPQGPDGRADLSYIEAAAREIGPVLPPEAVVINKSTVPVGSTRVVEQALGRSDVYVVSNPEFLREGSAVSDFLHPDRVVIGSEDQGAAIRVASLYVGVPAPLMVTDPASAETIKYASNAFLATKLSFVNAVAAVCEAVGADVNDVVLGMGYDKRIGHDFLKPGPGYGGSCFPKDTSALIRIAEDGGYDFRLLKGVVDVNEEQFERVVRKVTEMAGGHLDGVTVAAWGLTFKARTDDLRESPALHVLGRLAEEGATVRAYDPAVSSPLVTHPALEVCADPYAACAGANVLVVLTEWDEFRWLDLDKVAETMESDPAIVDARNLLDRSAVQRRGFRFEGIGRR, from the coding sequence ATGAGCAGCAAGGTCGCCGTCATCGGCGCGGGCTACGTCGGGCTGACCACGGCTGCGTGCTTCGCCCACCTGGGACACGAGGTCTTCTGCGCGGACATCGACGCCGAGCGGATCGCACTGCTCGAGCGCGGCGAGGTGCCCATCCTCGAGGCCGGCCTCGAGCAGCTCATCGTCGAGGGCGTGCGAGCCGGTCGCCTGCACTTCGTGGTGGGAGCGGCCGCCGCGGCTCAGCACGCCGAGTTCTCGTACCTCAGCGTCCCCACCCCGCAGGGCCCGGACGGCCGCGCCGACCTGTCGTACATCGAGGCGGCGGCGCGCGAGATCGGACCGGTCCTGCCGCCCGAAGCCGTCGTCATCAACAAGTCCACCGTGCCCGTCGGATCCACGCGGGTGGTCGAGCAGGCCCTCGGCCGCAGCGACGTCTACGTGGTCTCCAACCCCGAGTTCCTCCGCGAGGGATCGGCGGTCTCCGACTTCCTCCACCCCGATCGGGTGGTGATCGGCAGCGAGGACCAGGGTGCGGCCATCCGCGTGGCGTCGCTCTACGTGGGCGTCCCGGCCCCGTTGATGGTCACCGACCCCGCGTCGGCCGAGACCATCAAGTACGCCAGCAACGCCTTCCTCGCCACCAAGCTCTCCTTCGTCAACGCCGTCGCGGCCGTCTGCGAGGCGGTGGGCGCGGACGTCAACGACGTCGTGTTGGGCATGGGCTACGACAAGCGCATCGGGCACGACTTCCTCAAGCCGGGGCCGGGCTACGGAGGCAGCTGCTTCCCCAAGGACACCTCGGCGCTCATCCGCATCGCCGAGGACGGGGGGTATGACTTCCGACTCCTCAAGGGCGTCGTCGACGTGAACGAGGAGCAGTTCGAGCGGGTGGTGCGCAAGGTGACGGAGATGGCGGGTGGGCATCTCGACGGCGTGACCGTCGCCGCATGGGGCCTGACCTTCAAGGCCCGCACCGACGACCTGCGGGAGTCCCCGGCACTGCACGTCCTCGGCCGCCTCGCCGAAGAGGGCGCCACGGTCCGGGCCTACGACCCCGCCGTGAGCTCGCCTCTGGTCACCCATCCGGCCCTCGAGGTGTGCGCCGATCCCTACGCGGCCTGTGCCGGTGCCAACGTGCTCGTCGTGCTCACCGAGTGGGACGAGTTCCGCTGGCTCGACCTCGACAAGGTCGCCGAGACGATGGAGTCCGACCCGGCCATCGTGGACGCCCGCAACCTGCTCGACCGCTCCGCGGTCCAGCGCCGCGGGTTCCGCTTCGAGGGCATCGGGCGCCGCTGA
- a CDS encoding LCP family protein, with protein sequence MSAARAGTPGRRSWPQRLLITFNVFLIVTCLVIAGGLGYFNYKFGRLPTVAIDPSVLTAKEEPGQPQNFLVVGTDDAARLDPSDPVTNGRDDLGVLSDTIMVLRVDPEQTQAQLLSLPRDLWLPIAGGGEQRINTALSVGGPEALIQTIDDYFGIEINHYLQMDFLGFKELVAAVDGIPIYFEYPVRDAKTGLNVGAGCITLEPDQALAYARSRSFEYQDESGWHTDGTGDLGRISRQQDFIRRAIQRAVVKGIRNPVTLNQLIDVGIGNVTVDDTLTAQDVFTLGKRFRTFEPTALETHSLEVYDDLINGAQVLRMSDTDDNQAILDIFRGVAVNAEDPASVQVEVLNGSGTSGQAGTVSDDLSSVGFTVIGTGDAERFDFANTVVRYTPGNEPAADLVRRYLAAGAQLEEVAELPAPVVVVTGLDYAGVNAEPGPAQVTTTTSTTVAPDLGGTTTTTEVIGEVPGPPPDGQQCG encoded by the coding sequence GTGTCAGCCGCCCGCGCGGGGACGCCGGGCCGCCGCTCGTGGCCCCAGCGCCTCCTCATCACCTTCAACGTCTTCCTGATCGTCACCTGCCTGGTGATCGCCGGCGGCCTCGGCTACTTCAACTACAAGTTCGGCCGTCTCCCCACGGTGGCGATCGACCCGAGCGTGCTGACCGCGAAAGAGGAGCCGGGCCAGCCCCAGAACTTCCTCGTGGTCGGCACCGACGACGCCGCCCGCCTCGACCCGTCCGACCCGGTCACGAACGGGCGCGACGACCTCGGGGTGCTCTCGGACACGATCATGGTGCTGCGGGTCGATCCCGAGCAGACGCAGGCGCAGCTCCTGTCGTTGCCGCGTGACCTGTGGTTGCCGATCGCCGGCGGAGGCGAGCAGCGCATCAACACCGCGCTCAGCGTGGGCGGCCCCGAGGCGCTGATCCAGACCATCGACGACTACTTCGGCATCGAGATCAACCACTACCTCCAGATGGACTTCCTCGGCTTCAAGGAGCTGGTGGCCGCCGTCGACGGCATCCCGATCTACTTCGAGTACCCCGTCCGCGACGCGAAGACGGGGCTCAACGTGGGCGCGGGGTGCATCACCCTCGAGCCCGATCAGGCCCTCGCCTACGCCCGGTCCCGGTCTTTCGAGTACCAGGACGAGTCGGGCTGGCACACCGACGGCACCGGCGACCTGGGCCGCATCAGCCGCCAGCAGGACTTCATCCGCCGCGCCATCCAGCGGGCCGTCGTGAAGGGCATCCGCAACCCGGTCACCCTCAACCAGCTCATCGACGTCGGCATCGGCAACGTCACGGTGGACGACACCCTCACGGCGCAGGACGTGTTCACCCTCGGCAAGCGCTTCCGCACCTTCGAGCCGACGGCTCTCGAGACGCACTCGCTCGAGGTGTACGACGACCTCATCAACGGTGCGCAGGTGCTGCGCATGTCCGACACGGACGACAACCAGGCCATCCTCGACATCTTCCGGGGCGTCGCCGTCAACGCCGAGGACCCGGCCAGCGTGCAGGTCGAGGTGCTCAACGGCTCGGGCACGAGCGGCCAGGCCGGCACCGTCTCCGACGATCTGTCGAGCGTTGGCTTCACGGTGATCGGCACCGGCGACGCCGAGCGCTTCGACTTCGCCAACACGGTGGTGCGCTACACGCCGGGCAACGAGCCGGCCGCCGACCTCGTCCGGCGCTACCTCGCCGCCGGCGCCCAGCTCGAGGAGGTGGCCGAGCTGCCCGCCCCTGTGGTGGTCGTCACCGGCCTCGACTACGCCGGCGTGAACGCCGAGCCCGGCCCGGCCCAGGTCACCACCACGACCAGCACCACCGTGGCTCCCGACCTCGGGGGCACCACCACCACGACCGAGGTCATCGGCGAGGTGCCGGGCCCGCCGCCCGACGGCCAGCAGTGCGGCTGA
- a CDS encoding anthranilate synthase component I family protein: MVGSERALAVVGGTLCTGLLDVTSDLAALDGTGFWAVVLPFDGPPVCARFADTRPAQPWPGAPWRGPEPGSWRSSLERAGFEAGVRSIRDAIAAGDVYQVNLTRRLSAPLPRDAEIAALGAALAEGNPAPYSAVVDLPAHGVRVASASPERFLRRDGDLVASSPIKGTAATEDGLLPKDRAENVMIVDLVRNDLGRVCEYGSVAVPGLLEVEPHPGLVHLVSTVTGRLRPGHGWAEAVDATFPPGSVTGAPKLAALDHIDRLEPVGRGVYCGAVGWVDADRRCGDLNVAIRTFWAEDGELHFGTGGGITWDSTPEGEWEETELKARHLLRVASATPAGVAR; the protein is encoded by the coding sequence GTGGTCGGATCCGAGCGGGCGCTGGCAGTGGTGGGTGGCACGCTCTGCACCGGCCTGCTCGACGTCACGAGCGACCTGGCCGCCCTCGACGGCACCGGCTTCTGGGCCGTGGTGCTCCCCTTCGACGGCCCACCCGTCTGCGCACGATTCGCCGACACCCGCCCGGCGCAGCCCTGGCCGGGCGCTCCGTGGCGCGGACCCGAGCCGGGGTCGTGGCGGTCCTCGCTCGAGCGGGCGGGCTTCGAGGCCGGGGTCCGCTCCATCCGCGACGCCATCGCGGCCGGGGACGTCTACCAGGTGAACCTCACCCGCCGCCTCAGCGCTCCGCTGCCCCGAGACGCCGAGATCGCGGCGCTGGGCGCCGCGCTCGCCGAGGGCAACCCCGCGCCCTACAGCGCCGTCGTGGACCTGCCTGCGCACGGCGTGCGGGTGGCGTCCGCCTCGCCGGAGCGCTTCCTGCGGCGGGACGGTGACCTCGTGGCCTCCTCGCCCATCAAGGGCACCGCCGCCACCGAGGACGGCCTGCTGCCCAAGGACCGGGCCGAGAACGTGATGATCGTGGACCTCGTGCGCAACGACCTCGGCCGCGTGTGCGAGTACGGCTCGGTGGCCGTGCCGGGCCTCCTCGAGGTCGAGCCCCATCCGGGCCTCGTCCACCTCGTCAGCACCGTCACCGGACGCCTCCGCCCCGGCCACGGGTGGGCCGAGGCGGTGGACGCCACTTTCCCGCCGGGCTCGGTCACGGGCGCACCCAAGCTGGCCGCCCTGGACCACATCGACCGCCTCGAGCCCGTGGGGCGCGGCGTCTACTGCGGAGCGGTCGGGTGGGTCGATGCCGATCGCCGCTGCGGCGACCTGAACGTCGCCATCCGCACCTTCTGGGCCGAGGACGGCGAGCTGCACTTCGGCACCGGCGGGGGCATCACCTGGGACTCGACACCGGAGGGCGAATGGGAAGAGACCGAGCTGAAGGCCCGCCACCTGCTGAGGGTGGCGTCGGCGACGCCGGCGGGGGTGGCCCGATGA
- a CDS encoding aminotransferase class IV yields the protein MSTLDRSLVWIDGALMPAGQARVSPFDHGLLVGDGVFETTKVVDGVAFALRRHLARLRRSAGGLRITVPYTDDELTAAIAAVIEANGPTTGRLRTTVTGGPGPLGSDRGTVLPTVIIAAAPATAWPPSAPVVTVPWPRNERSAVAGLKTVSYAENVVALTYAHERGASEAIFPNTRDLLCEGTGSNVFLVHEGRLVTPTLAAGCLGGITRELVLECSDAIECDVPLAALAGADEAFLTSSTRDVQPISHVDGHALPSCPGPHTQAAADELAALATRTLDP from the coding sequence ATGAGCACCCTCGACCGGTCCCTCGTGTGGATCGACGGTGCGCTGATGCCCGCCGGGCAGGCCCGCGTCTCGCCCTTCGACCATGGCCTGCTGGTCGGCGACGGGGTGTTCGAGACCACCAAGGTGGTCGACGGCGTGGCCTTCGCCCTGCGCCGCCACCTGGCCCGCCTGCGCCGGTCGGCCGGCGGCCTGCGCATCACCGTGCCGTACACCGACGACGAGCTGACGGCCGCCATCGCCGCCGTCATCGAGGCCAACGGGCCCACCACCGGCCGGCTGCGGACCACGGTCACGGGCGGCCCGGGCCCGCTCGGCTCGGACCGCGGCACCGTGCTCCCCACGGTGATCATCGCCGCCGCCCCGGCCACCGCCTGGCCCCCGTCCGCGCCGGTGGTCACCGTCCCCTGGCCCCGCAACGAGCGCAGCGCGGTCGCCGGACTGAAGACCGTCTCGTACGCCGAGAACGTGGTGGCCCTCACCTACGCCCACGAGCGCGGCGCCAGCGAGGCCATCTTCCCCAACACCCGCGACCTCCTCTGCGAGGGCACCGGCTCGAACGTGTTCCTCGTGCACGAGGGCCGCCTGGTGACCCCCACGCTGGCCGCCGGCTGCCTGGGGGGCATCACCCGCGAGCTGGTGCTCGAGTGCTCCGACGCCATCGAGTGCGACGTGCCCCTCGCCGCCCTCGCGGGCGCCGACGAGGCCTTCCTCACCTCGAGCACCCGCGACGTCCAGCCCATCTCCCACGTCGACGGCCACGCCCTGCCGTCCTGCCCCGGCCCCCACACGCAGGCGGCCGCCGACGAGCTCGCCGCGCTCGCGACCCGGACCCTCGACCCGTGA
- a CDS encoding biotin--[acetyl-CoA-carboxylase] ligase, giving the protein MSGGDASFTPSGPSAAVPGTRFGDVRWVAETGSTNADLLALAADGAPEGTVLVADHQTAGRGRLGRVWTAPPGASILLSVLLRPDVGLDHAHALTTAVALSAIEACETVTGVRPGLKWPNDLVVASPAAGGAERKLAGVLAESTLAGSHFAAVVVGIGLNVNWPDELPAEIADLAVALNHLTGGPVDRQALVTALLVGLERRYAAVLAPDGRLALRREEEAASATLGREVRVVRSHDELVGTVVGFEPDGALRLEVDTDVVVVPVGDVIHLRSGSST; this is encoded by the coding sequence GTGTCGGGTGGTGATGCCAGCTTCACACCTTCGGGTCCTTCCGCAGCCGTCCCGGGCACCCGCTTCGGCGACGTGCGCTGGGTGGCCGAGACGGGCTCCACGAACGCCGATCTGCTGGCCCTCGCCGCCGACGGCGCACCCGAGGGCACGGTGTTGGTCGCCGACCACCAGACCGCCGGCCGGGGCCGCCTCGGTCGGGTCTGGACGGCGCCACCCGGCGCGTCGATCCTCCTCTCGGTGCTGTTGCGCCCCGACGTCGGGCTGGACCACGCGCACGCGCTGACGACCGCCGTCGCCCTCTCGGCCATCGAGGCCTGCGAGACGGTGACGGGGGTCCGCCCAGGGCTCAAATGGCCCAACGACCTCGTGGTGGCGTCACCCGCCGCCGGCGGGGCGGAGCGCAAGCTCGCCGGGGTGCTCGCCGAGTCCACGCTGGCCGGGTCGCACTTCGCCGCCGTCGTCGTCGGCATCGGCCTCAACGTGAACTGGCCCGACGAGCTGCCGGCCGAGATCGCCGACCTCGCCGTCGCCCTCAATCACCTCACCGGTGGCCCGGTGGACCGCCAGGCGCTCGTCACCGCCCTCCTCGTGGGGCTGGAGCGCCGCTACGCCGCCGTGCTGGCCCCGGACGGGCGCCTGGCCCTGCGCCGCGAGGAGGAGGCCGCTTCCGCCACCTTGGGTCGGGAGGTGCGGGTCGTGCGCAGCCACGACGAGCTGGTCGGCACCGTGGTGGGCTTCGAGCCCGACGGGGCGCTGCGCCTCGAGGTCGACACCGACGTCGTCGTCGTCCCCGTCGGCGACGTCATCCACCTGCGATCTGGCTCCTCCACCTGA